In the genome of Hymenobacter cellulosivorans, one region contains:
- a CDS encoding DUF3857 domain-containing protein has translation MRTPLLRRLAGAVILAGVISLPAFSQNEPIKFGKIDERDLTAANFVADSAAEAVVLCDFGRTRFEIFEGEFRYVLERVTRIKILKKSGYDWATVRVPLYRKDGDAEKISNLRGYTYNLVNNQVVKEKMELSSTFTDQTTVNHSVRKFTLPNVREGSVIEYSYLVTSDFLFNLQDWQFQRGIPTRWSEYRVAIPEYLDYKMLLQGYEPLAVQERNEANTQYTITGSDPVVAMVTNHRWAMKDVPALTREPFMTTPDDYVARIDFELAGTRMPNSGYRSVANSWEKINQMLLEDDNFGGQMGRGGFLKEQLTALMAKNANAPERIAAIHDLVRRSVKYNGSDRVFATSTVRKAYDQHSGSAADINLLLIAALREAGLQANPVLLSTRDNGMVNQNFPLLSKFNYVVAHVALPEGKEMMLDATEELIPCGMLPMRCLSGAGRLIMPDAGKSRWVNLQPSHRNMEYRQVTLTLDDHGGYTGKIHQEHAGYAGLSTREMLQKNGEKKFIEEIISSHEGWSIPKYAFKERELLHKPLALDYEFTMPGADTPVGTIYLNPLQQFLDEENPFRREGRRFPVDFGAQVDETLMLTIQLPAGYQAEDLPKPAVVDLPDNGGRFSYTIADNGQGTLQIASRMSLRKPVYMAEEYAYLREFYTRMLAKQAEQIVLKKKS, from the coding sequence ATGAGAACACCTTTACTGCGCCGCTTAGCCGGGGCTGTTATATTGGCGGGCGTTATTAGCCTCCCTGCCTTCAGCCAGAATGAGCCCATTAAATTTGGTAAGATTGATGAGCGCGACCTGACGGCCGCCAACTTCGTGGCCGACAGCGCCGCCGAAGCCGTCGTGCTCTGCGACTTTGGCCGCACCCGCTTCGAAATCTTTGAAGGCGAATTCCGGTACGTGCTGGAACGCGTAACCCGGATCAAGATCCTGAAGAAGTCGGGCTATGACTGGGCCACCGTGCGCGTCCCGCTTTACCGCAAGGATGGTGACGCCGAAAAGATCAGCAACCTGCGGGGCTATACTTACAACCTGGTTAACAACCAAGTGGTGAAGGAGAAGATGGAGCTCTCCTCAACCTTCACGGACCAGACCACCGTCAACCACTCCGTGCGGAAGTTTACGCTGCCCAACGTGCGGGAAGGCTCGGTTATCGAGTACTCATACTTGGTTACGTCTGACTTCCTGTTCAATCTGCAGGACTGGCAGTTTCAACGCGGTATACCCACCCGCTGGAGTGAATACCGCGTTGCCATTCCCGAATACCTCGATTACAAGATGCTGCTGCAGGGCTACGAGCCCCTGGCCGTGCAGGAGCGGAATGAAGCCAACACCCAGTATACCATTACCGGCTCCGACCCGGTCGTAGCCATGGTTACCAATCACCGCTGGGCCATGAAGGATGTGCCGGCCCTGACCCGGGAGCCGTTTATGACCACGCCCGACGACTATGTTGCCCGGATAGATTTTGAGCTGGCTGGTACCCGAATGCCCAACAGCGGCTACCGCAGCGTGGCCAACTCCTGGGAAAAAATCAACCAGATGCTGCTCGAAGACGACAATTTCGGGGGGCAGATGGGTCGCGGCGGCTTCCTGAAAGAGCAACTCACGGCCTTGATGGCCAAAAATGCTAATGCTCCGGAGCGCATTGCGGCCATTCACGACCTGGTGCGTAGATCGGTGAAGTACAACGGCTCGGACCGCGTTTTTGCCACCAGCACCGTCCGCAAAGCCTACGACCAGCACAGCGGCTCGGCCGCCGACATCAACCTGCTGCTGATTGCGGCCCTGCGTGAGGCCGGCCTGCAGGCCAACCCCGTGCTGCTCAGCACCCGCGACAATGGCATGGTCAACCAGAACTTCCCGCTGCTGTCCAAATTCAACTACGTAGTGGCCCACGTGGCTTTGCCCGAAGGCAAGGAAATGATGCTGGACGCCACGGAAGAGCTGATACCCTGTGGTATGTTGCCCATGCGTTGCCTGAGTGGGGCCGGCCGCCTGATCATGCCCGACGCGGGCAAGTCGCGCTGGGTAAACCTGCAGCCCTCGCACCGCAACATGGAGTACCGGCAAGTAACCCTGACCCTGGACGACCACGGCGGCTATACCGGCAAAATTCACCAGGAGCACGCCGGCTATGCGGGACTTAGCACCCGGGAAATGCTCCAAAAAAATGGAGAGAAGAAGTTTATCGAGGAAATCATCAGCAGCCATGAGGGCTGGAGCATTCCGAAGTATGCCTTCAAGGAGCGGGAGTTGCTGCACAAGCCCCTGGCCCTGGACTATGAGTTTACCATGCCCGGGGCCGATACGCCCGTGGGCACGATTTATCTGAACCCGCTGCAGCAATTTCTGGACGAGGAAAACCCGTTTCGGCGGGAAGGCCGCCGCTTCCCGGTCGACTTCGGCGCCCAGGTCGACGAAACCCTGATGCTTACCATTCAGCTGCCGGCCGGTTATCAGGCCGAAGATTTGCCCAAACCCGCCGTCGTGGATTTGCCGGATAATGGAGGCCGGTTCTCCTATACTATAGCCGACAACGGACAGGGCACCCTGCAGATTGCCAGCCGCATGAGCCTGCGCAAGCCGGTGTATATGGCCGAAGAGTATGCCTACCTGCGCGAGTTCTACACCCGGATGCTGGCCAAGCAGGCCGAGCAAATCGTTTTGAAGAAGAAGTCATGA
- a CDS encoding DUF3857 domain-containing protein has product MILPATRVWLAAAFVLITSPLLAQKTAPAPIVYGGVTLADFTPLPQTDSTQAPAEYLCDYGTSKIEGGQGQFQVIFERTTRLRIHRKSGYRYATVRVPLYTRDGKVERLTRLRGTTYNLQDGRLVKTKLNPDALFREELDKNHLQYTFTMPDVREGSIVEFSYVINSDFVFNLQDWQFEHRIPVRWSEYRAFLPQFYIYKTITRGYLPFAVNEALTVPYFTTYTNPGVGLALGGERHIAAQAQQLRWAMKDVPAFRAEPFMTTPTDYLRSVHFELAGVNFDGTYRDLTGQWEGIWERLRTDEEFEAAITKPTPALLTQALALRQRFPTDTMARAAAVLALVQRSVVYNNEQRIYASQPLRRTLERHLGNSADVNLLLVQTLRAAGLPATPLLLSTRDHGLVQTSVPVISQFNYVAAHLKLPGRPDVLLDATEPQLPLGMLPERCLNGQGRLADASGRWVPLKAAGRYTDYRTAHLQLSSTGELTGTVRLEYGGYAAVAARRQIRQTSPASYLGQVSNHWQDWQPTKPQLLPDSLSRPVAVELNLQHTPAGADAALLYLPLLNLPDALPYDFRTENRIYPVNFGMAREHITIVTLTLPKGYIVQELPTKLAMEIPGGTGRYVYQVTQPTPGSVELSARLQLNRAEYSPEEYGALREMNRRIIAKQNEPLVLKRVP; this is encoded by the coding sequence ATGATTCTACCTGCTACCCGCGTGTGGCTGGCTGCCGCTTTCGTACTTATTACTTCTCCCCTGCTGGCCCAGAAAACCGCCCCGGCACCCATCGTATACGGGGGCGTCACCTTGGCCGACTTCACTCCCCTGCCCCAGACCGACAGCACCCAGGCCCCGGCCGAGTATTTGTGTGACTACGGCACTTCCAAGATTGAAGGCGGGCAGGGCCAGTTTCAGGTGATTTTTGAGCGCACGACCCGGCTGCGGATTCACCGCAAATCGGGCTACCGCTACGCCACCGTGCGGGTGCCGCTGTATACGCGCGACGGCAAAGTGGAGCGCCTGACCCGCCTGCGGGGCACTACCTATAATCTGCAGGATGGCCGCCTGGTCAAAACCAAGCTCAACCCCGACGCCCTGTTTCGGGAGGAGCTGGATAAAAACCACCTGCAGTACACGTTCACAATGCCCGACGTGCGGGAGGGCTCCATCGTGGAGTTTAGCTACGTTATTAATTCCGACTTTGTCTTCAACCTGCAGGACTGGCAGTTTGAACACCGGATTCCGGTGCGCTGGAGCGAGTACCGGGCTTTTCTGCCGCAGTTTTACATCTACAAGACCATTACCCGCGGCTACCTTCCCTTTGCGGTAAATGAGGCTCTGACAGTGCCTTATTTCACTACCTATACCAATCCCGGCGTGGGTCTGGCGCTGGGTGGGGAGCGCCACATTGCGGCCCAGGCCCAGCAACTCCGCTGGGCCATGAAGGACGTGCCGGCTTTCCGGGCCGAGCCGTTTATGACCACCCCGACCGATTATTTGCGCAGCGTCCACTTTGAGCTGGCCGGCGTCAACTTCGATGGCACGTACCGCGACCTGACCGGGCAGTGGGAAGGCATCTGGGAGAGGCTGCGCACCGACGAAGAGTTTGAGGCCGCCATAACCAAGCCCACGCCGGCTCTGCTGACCCAGGCCCTGGCCCTGCGCCAGCGCTTCCCCACCGACACGATGGCCCGCGCGGCCGCTGTGCTGGCCCTGGTGCAGCGCAGCGTGGTGTATAACAACGAACAGCGCATCTACGCCTCCCAGCCCCTGCGCCGCACCCTGGAGCGCCACCTCGGCAACTCGGCCGACGTCAACCTGCTGCTGGTGCAAACCCTGCGCGCCGCCGGCCTGCCCGCTACGCCCCTGCTGCTCAGCACCCGCGACCATGGACTGGTGCAGACCAGCGTACCCGTTATCAGCCAGTTCAACTACGTAGCGGCCCACCTGAAGCTGCCCGGCCGGCCCGACGTGCTTCTGGACGCCACCGAACCACAGCTACCGCTAGGCATGCTGCCCGAACGCTGCCTCAACGGGCAGGGCCGCCTGGCCGATGCCTCCGGCCGCTGGGTGCCGCTCAAAGCCGCGGGCCGCTATACCGACTACCGCACCGCCCACCTGCAGCTTAGCTCCACAGGGGAGCTGACGGGCACCGTGCGACTGGAGTACGGGGGGTATGCCGCTGTGGCGGCCCGCCGCCAGATCCGGCAAACTTCCCCGGCCAGCTACCTGGGTCAGGTAAGTAACCATTGGCAGGACTGGCAGCCGACCAAGCCCCAGCTCCTGCCCGATTCGCTTTCCCGGCCTGTAGCCGTAGAGCTCAACCTGCAGCACACGCCGGCCGGCGCCGATGCGGCCCTGCTCTACCTGCCCCTGCTGAACCTGCCCGACGCGCTGCCCTACGACTTCCGGACCGAAAACCGCATTTATCCGGTGAATTTTGGCATGGCGCGCGAGCATATCACCATAGTTACCCTCACGTTGCCTAAGGGCTATATTGTGCAGGAGCTGCCCACCAAGCTCGCCATGGAGATTCCCGGCGGCACTGGCCGCTACGTGTACCAGGTAACGCAGCCCACGCCCGGCTCAGTAGAACTGTCGGCCCGCCTGCAGCTGAACCGGGCCGAGTATAGCCCCGAGGAATACGGGGCGTTGCGGGAAATGAACCGCCGCATTATTGCCAAGCAAAACGAGCCGCTGGTTCTCAAGCGGGTACCGTAG